The Halalkalicoccus sp. CG83 genomic sequence GCGCTCACCCTTGAGCGACTAGCCAGCATCCCATCACTGTTTCGTCATTGGTCGATCGTCCTCACCGGTAACTTTATCGGCGGCGTCATCGGTGCTGCGGTACTCGCGTGGGGAGGTGTATTTTCCCCTGAGGCGGCAACTGCGGCGATCCATCTCGGCGAACACGGTGTTGAGACACCGTGGTGGAGCGTATTCTTTAAAGCTACTTTCGCAGGACTGATCGTGGCTGGTGTCGTCTGGGTTGAGTATGCAACCCAGGATACGATCTCCCGGGTTGTGGTCGTGTATCTAGCCTTTCTCGCAATTCCGATTGGGAATCTGTTTCACGTGGTTACGTCTTTCACCGAGATGTTCTACGTGGTCTTCGCCGGCGAACTCTCTGTCGTCACGGGAATGATCGAATTCGTCCTGCCAGTGTTGCTAGGCAACACGATTGGCGGGATTACGCTGGTGACCGTCGTCAACTACTTCCAGACGAGCGAGCGCCGCCTCGATTCCATTCGCTTGGAAGGGACCGATCGCCAGCTCTCCATCCGAGAATGGATGCTTGGTGGACTTGCCGGTCAATCCTACGTTCCTGTGATCGACACTACTGGTTCTCTCGTGTTTGAGGACTCAAACTATCGGTTGTTGGTTCCTATCGCGAATCCCCGTACCGAATCACGACTTGTTGATCTGGCCTGTACCCTTGCTAGTCAGAAGGAATCCGCAGTGGTCCATGTCGTCCATATCGTCCAAACGCCAAGTCACATTTCCCACCAATATCATGCGGGACAGCATCACCAGATCGTCGACGAATCCGATCGGTTACTCGAGAACGTCCGTGAGCAGATCAGTCAGTATGATGTCGAATATGAGACTTCAACAGTCGTTTCGCCACGGTCATTTGAAGAGATTTTCAGCATCGCAAAGCGCAATCAAACGGATCTGGTAGTGATGGAGTGGGGCAATAATCAACTCTGGAATGCAGCTCGTACCGACCGGCCGCTCAATGAGTTAACCAGTCAGCTTTCGTGTGATTTTCTCGTCTTCAGAAACCGAGGTTACGATACGTCACGGATTCTCCTCCCAATTGCTGGAGGGCCCGATTCTGATCTCAGCGGTGAGATCGCACGAACGCTTCAGTCGACTGTTGGATCGGAGATCACTTTGTTACACATTGTTGATGGGGCCGAAAACCGTGATGCTGGTGAGCAATTTATCAGTAATTGGGCTGCTGAGCACGAGTTACAGGATGCCACTATCACAGTCGATGATTCTGGGGATGTTGAAGCTGCAATTGGCCGCGAAGCTACTAATCACACGATGCTCATTATTGGCTCGATTGAGCGAGGACTACTCTCACGACTGGTGACCAGCACACTTTATTTCGACGTGATTGATGAGATCGACTGCTCAGTGCTGTTGGTTGAGCGCCCGACAAAACGGAGTCTCTTCCGTCGATTATTCCAATAATGTCAAATTATAAGAGATCGAATTGATGAATATCGTGAAGAATCCGATACGACAGAATAACGTCAATTACGTAGCAGGGCTTACGCGAGTCCATCGATCCAGTCTGCGGGGTTGACGCCTACTTAGTTTATCTCCTCAGAGAGCGATAGAAGCTCTAATGGATACTA encodes the following:
- a CDS encoding formate/nitrite transporter family protein, translating into MADPNRSDGSEKVRDAVERSRSGAPAAGAVIRDRFSADEVFQRIVAAADEELTSGKRELLFSAIAAGFAISITVLLTANLTATTNEHPVLSALLYPLGFIYIIIGGYQLYTENTLPPVALTLERLASIPSLFRHWSIVLTGNFIGGVIGAAVLAWGGVFSPEAATAAIHLGEHGVETPWWSVFFKATFAGLIVAGVVWVEYATQDTISRVVVVYLAFLAIPIGNLFHVVTSFTEMFYVVFAGELSVVTGMIEFVLPVLLGNTIGGITLVTVVNYFQTSERRLDSIRLEGTDRQLSIREWMLGGLAGQSYVPVIDTTGSLVFEDSNYRLLVPIANPRTESRLVDLACTLASQKESAVVHVVHIVQTPSHISHQYHAGQHHQIVDESDRLLENVREQISQYDVEYETSTVVSPRSFEEIFSIAKRNQTDLVVMEWGNNQLWNAARTDRPLNELTSQLSCDFLVFRNRGYDTSRILLPIAGGPDSDLSGEIARTLQSTVGSEITLLHIVDGAENRDAGEQFISNWAAEHELQDATITVDDSGDVEAAIGREATNHTMLIIGSIERGLLSRLVTSTLYFDVIDEIDCSVLLVERPTKRSLFRRLFQ